AGTGTGTGCTGTGTGGCCATCAGTGTCTTGTGTGGTCATCATTGTACTGATGGAACGGCTCCTAACCAGGCTGGATcgtgttattgtgttgttgtatgttttaatgatgtcatgtattgtattgtatgttttaatgatgtcatgtattgtattgtatgttttaatgatgtcatgtattgtatgttttaatgatgtcatgtattgtattgtatgttttaatgatgtcatgtattgtattgtgtgttttaatgatgtcatgtattgtattgttgttttaatgagcaaaaaaatatatattttaatgttttaatgatgtcaattgtatttgttgtatgttttaatgatgtcatgtattgtattgtgttgtatgttttaatgatgtcatgtattgtattgtgttgtatgttttaatgatgtcatgtattgtattgtatgttttaatgatgtcatgtattgtttgtatgttttaatgatgtcatgtattgtattgtatgttttaatgatgtcatgtacacggttgtatgttttaatgatgtcatgtattgtattgtatgttttaatgatgtcatgtattgtattgtatgttttaatgatgtcatgtattgtattgtgttgtatgttttaatgatgtcatgtattgtatggtattgtattgtatgttttaatgatgtcatgaaTTGTATTgaatgttttaatgatgtcatgtattgtattgtgttgtatgttttaatgatatGATGTCATGAATTGTATTgaatgttttaatgatgtcatgtattgtattgtatgttttaatgatgtcatgaattgtattgtatgttttaatgatgtcatgtattgtattgtatgttttaatgatgtcatgtattgtatgttttaatgatgtcatgtattgtattgtattgtatgttttaatgatgtcatgtattgtattgtgttgtatgttttaatgatgtcatgtattgtattgtatgttttaatgatgtcatgtattgtattgtatgttttaatgatgtcatgtattgtgttgtatgttttaatgatgtcatgtgttgttgtatgttttaatgatgtcatgtattgtgttgtatgttttaatgatgtcatgtattgtattgtacgttttaatgatgtcatgtattgtattgtgttgtatgttttaatgatgtcatgtaatgtattgtatgttttaatgatgtcatgtattgtgttgtatgtttaatgatgtcatgtattgtattggactgttttaatgatgtctgtattgtattgtatgttttaatgatgtcatgtattgtattgtattgtatgttttaatgatgtcatgtattgtattgtatgttttaatgatgtcatgtattgtattgtccttgtatgttttaatgatggtCATGTATTGTccttgtatgttttaatgatgtcagtATTGTccttgtatgttttaatgatgtcatgtattgtcctgggtgtatgttttaatgatgtcagtatctgtattgtatgttttaatgatgtcatgtagggtattgtattgtatgttttaatgatgtcatgtattgtgttgtatgttttaatgatgtcatggactgtattgtatgttttaatgatgtcatgtattgtattgtatgttttaatgatgaccatgattgtattgtatttttaatgatgtcatgggttgtattgtatgttttaatgatgtcatgtattgtattgtatgttttaatggaTGGtcagtattgtattgtatgttttaatgatgtcatgtgttgtattgtatgttttaatgatgtcatgtgttgtattgtatgttttaatgatgtcatgtattgggttgtatgttttaatgatgtcatgtattgtattgtatgttttaatgatgtcatgtgttgtattgtatgttttaatgatgtcatgtccTTGTATTGTATTggatgttttaatgatgtcatgtattgtattgtatgttttaatgatgtcatgtattgtgttgtgtgttttaatgatgtcatgtattggactgtgttttaatgatgtcatgtattgtattgtggttttaatgatgtcatgtattgtattgtgtgttttaatgatgtcatgtattggGTTGTggtgtatgttttaatgatgaccagtattgtatgttttaatgatgtcatgtattgtattgtattgtatgttttaatgatgtcatgtatgtattgtgttgtatgttttaatgatgtcatgtattgtattgtatgttttaatgatgtctgggtattgtatgttttaatgatggtCATGTAGGGTATTGTccttgtatgttttaatgatgtcatgtattgtgttgtatgttttaatgatgtcatgtattgtgttgtatgttttaatgatgtcatgtgttgttgtatgttttaatgatgtcatgtattgtattgtatgttttaatgatgtcatgtattgtattgtatgttttaatgatgtcatgtattgtgttgtatgttttaatgatgtcatgtattgtgttgttgtcttCTTGGCCTGGTCTCCCTGGAAAAAGGGACTCTGGTTCTCAATGtgcttttcctggttaaataaagtaaaaatatatatattttttaatgtttttaatTGAATGTATTTGATACTATTCAACTGACTCCGCTCCAGCCGTTACcagagcccgtcctccccaattaaggagccaccaacctcctgtggcgtTGAAGTGGGTAGGGTGCTATTGTTTCTACTGGTTTGGACAATAATTCCCTGCTACAGCTTTGTCTGCCAAAGAGGATATGCAATGAAACACAGAGAATTGATATTCAGATGACTGACTAGAGATACACGGTGACTGGCACCAGGTGTGTGATTTAGCTGAATAATACACTCCTCCAATGTGACAATGACAAACTGATGGCCGACATTACTTTACATCTCATCAGCATTACTCACCCCCGGTCCCGTCCTGTCCTCCCTCTGACCCATGCTCCCCAGCTGGGCTCTGACACCTGGGATCCTTTCAGGGATTCAGTCCCAATCATCAAAGGCTGCCGAGTCTGGCTGCCACACCACACAgggtctctcctctggtctctctctcacactcacacaccactcactcactcactcacacattgtctctcacacacacacacacacacacacacacacacacacacacacacacacacacacacacacacacacacacacacacacacattgtcactATGGACCTGACCAAAGGGCTGGACCAGAGAGGGTGGATGTATAAACACATTGGCTCTGGACTGACAGTCCAGTGAATCAACCAGTCCAtgtctctcatggactggaccagagagggtctgggtctgggtggtattgtctctcatggactggaccagagaggtctgggtcctgggtggtattgtctctcatggactggaccagagagggtctgggtcctgggtggtattgtctctcatggactggaccagagagggtctgggtcctgggtggtattgtctctcatggactggaccagagagggtctgggtcctgggtggtattgtctctcatggactggaccagagagggtctgggtcctgggtggactggaccagagagggtctgggtcctgggtgtctctcatggactggaccagagagggtctgggtcctgggtggtattgtctctcatggactggaccagagagggtctgggtcctgggtggtattgtctctcatggactggaccagagagggtctGGGTCCTGGGTGGTCATGGACTGGACCAATGGGCTTTTCTAGTATTTGGACCAGAGGGTCTATTTCCTGATGGTATTGTCTTTGGACTGGACCatttctttgtttcttggtctggaccagagagggtctgggtctgtctcatggtattgtattgtctctcatggactggaccagagagggtctGGGTCCTGCCTGTATTGTCTCTGCctggactggaccagagagggtctgcctgtctgtctctcatggactggaccagtctgtctggactggaccagagaggtctgcctgtctgtctctcatggactggaccagcCTGCctgtcctgcctgtctgtctctcatggactggaccagcctggtctctgcctgcctgtctctcctggactggacctgcctgtctctcatggactggacctgggtctgtctctcatggactggaccTGAGGGTCTGGGCCtattgtctctcatggactggaccagtCTCTCATGGACTGGGTCTGCCTGTATTGTCTCTCTGGACTGGACCagagtctgcctgcctgcctattaCAATGGCTTTGTCTGTATGGACTACCCTGATAATTGTTTTTGTCATTTCTTTgtttctttgtctgtctgtctgtctgtctgtcaaccactctgcctgcctgcctgcctgcctgcctgcctgcctgtttgtctgtctgcctgcctgtctacctgcctacctgtctgcctgcctgcctgcctacctgcctacctgtctgcctgcctgcctacctacctgtctatctgtctttttGTCTTCACCAAAACTGGACTGTCCCAACAACACTACCAACCTTCTTGggttccttctccttctcctcctcctctggcaTGATGATCTTGACGATGCTCTTGTGTTTGTTGATCTGCGTCTGGACGAAGTGTTCGATCTGCACGTTGAACTTCATGAAGCAGACGTAGGCCACGTAACCCGACACCAGCATTACGCTCTCCCACCACATGATGGTGTTGTCCAAGAAGAACACGATCAGCATGATCAGAtctatgatggaggaggaggaggaggaggaagagagggaggatggactggaccagagaggaggaggaggagaggaggaaggagaggaggaaggagggggggggagaggtggtggaggggctggaggaggaggaggaggaggaggggaggaggaaggaggagaggagggaggagggggagaggaggaaggtggaggaggggaggaggaaggagtaaagaaggaggtagaggaggaaggaggaggacggggagggagaggtggtggaggggcaggaagaggaggagggcaaGAAATGTGAGAACATGATAGTGTTGTCCAGGATGAACACGATCAGCATGATCAGgtctaggagagaggagagcatgagtccaaatggcatcctattccctatatagtggtactactatagaccagggccctattcctgcactactatagaccagagccctattccctatgtagtggtactactatagaccagagccctattccctatatagtggtactactatgaccagagccctattcctatatagtgtactactatagaccagagccctattccctatatagtggtactactatagaccagagccctattccctatatagtggtactactatagaccagagccctattccctatatagtggtactactatagaccagagccctattccctatatagtggtactacctagaccagagccctattccctatatagtggtactactatagaccagagccctattccctatatagtggtactactatagaccagagccctattccctataaagtgtactactatagtcagagccctattccctatatatagtggtactactttagaccagagccctattccctatatagtgtactactatagtccagagccctattccctatatatagtggtactactttagaccagagccctattccctatatagtgtactactatagtccagagccctattccctatatagtggtactactatagaccagagccctattccctatatagtgtactactatagtccagagccctattcctatatatagtggtactactttagaccagagccctattccctatatagtgtactactatagtccagagccctattccctatatagtggtactactttagaccagagccctattccctatatagtgtactactatagtccagagtcctattccctatatagtggtactactatagaccagagccctattccctatatagtgtactactatagaccagggccctattccctatatagtggtactactatagaccagggccctattccctatatagtggtactactatagaccagagccctattccctatatagtggtactactatagaccagagccctattccctatatagtggtactactatagaccagagccctattcctatatagtggtactactatagaccagagtcctattccctatatagtggtactactttagaccagagccctattccctatatagtggtactactatagaccagagccctattccctatatagtggtactactatagaccagagccctattccctatatagtgtactactatagaccagagccctattccctatatagtggtactactatagaccagagccctattccctatatagtgtactactatagaccagagccctattccctatatagtggtactactatagaccagagccctattccctatatagtgtactactatagaccagagccctattccctatatagtggtactactatagaccagagccctattccctatatagtggtactactatagaccagagccctattccctatatagtggtactactatagaccagagccctattccctatatagtgtactactatagtccagagccctattccctatatagtggtactactatagaccagggccctattccctatatagtgcactactatagaccagagccctattccctatatagtggtactactatagaccagggccctattccctatatagtggtactactatagaccagagccctattccctatatagtggtactactatagaccagagccctattccctatatagtggtactactatagaccagagccctattccctatatagtggtactactttagaccagagccctattccctatatagtgtactactttagaccagatccctattccctatatagtgcactactttagaccagagccctattccctatatagtggtactactatagtccagagccctattcctatatatagtggtactactttagaccagagccctattcctatatagtgtactactatagtccagagccctattccctatatagtggtactactatagaccagagccctattccctatatagtgtactactatagaccagagccctattccctatatagtggtactactttagaccagagccctattccctatatagtgtactactatagaccagagccctattccctatatagtgaggtactactatagaccagagccctattccctatataggggtactactatagaccagagccctattccctatatagtggtactactatagaccagagccctattccctatatagtgtactactatagaccagagccctattccctatatagtggtactactatagaccagagccctattccctatatagtggtactactatagaccagagccctattccctatataggggtactactatagtccagagccctattccctatatatagtggtactactatagaccagcgccctattccctatgtaggggtactactatagaccagagccctattccctaaatagtgcactactttagaccagagccctattccctaaatagtgcactactatagaccagagccctattccctatataggggtactactatagaccagagccctattccctatataggggtactactatagaccagagccctattccctatataggggtactactatagaccagagccctattcctaaatagtgcactacttttggccagagcgcAAAAGGCTCTGCTGCTGTCacaataggagaaccctttttagttccatgtagaaccctctgtggaaaggggtTCCACGTGGAACCCACAAgttttctcctatggggacagccgcagaaccctgtttggttctagatagcacctttttctcTGAGTGTATGTACCTATATAGTTCACTATAAGGGGAAAACTATAGGATGCAATTAACCCATTTCAATGGGATCGACCGTTGGCTCCAAGGTAAGCACCTTTTAAAGTATGTACTTTccccaaaattcccaggttttccagaaatcctggatgGGATTATTCCAGATGTCCTGTTTATTCCCTCATGATTCCGGGAGTCTACAAACCCGGGATTTCTGGAAAAACCTATTATTCTCTACCTATTATCTGTCAAATGATATTATTATTACCTATGATGTAGAAGGAGACGTCTCTGAACAAGGGCCACCAGGTGAGGTGGAGCATCTCCCTGGAGAAGATGGCACACATCTCTCTACCTATTATCTGTCAAATGATATTATTATTACCTATGATGTAGAAGGAGACGTCTCTGAACAGAGGTCACCAGGTGAGGTGGAGCATCTCCCTGGAGAAGATGGCACACATCTCTCTACTTATTATCTGTCAAATGATATTATTATTACCTATGATGTAGAAGGAGACGTCTCTGAACAGAGGCCACCAGGTGAGGTGGAGCATCTCCCTGGAGAAGATGGCACACATCTCTCTACCATCTGTCAAATGATATTATTATTACCTATGATGTAGAAGGAGACGTCTCTGAACAGAGGCCACCCATCTCCCTGGAGAAGATGGCACACATCCCGATGACAAACAGGATGTTGAACACTGCTGATCCCACGATGGTACCGATGCCCACGTTGCTATGGGAGATGAACACGCCAATCAGAGAGGTGAACAGTTCGGGGCGGAGCCTCCTGCAGCCATGAAGGTCGCCCGGCGACGTCGTCGGAGATGTCGAGCTTCACGGTGATGACGCCGAGCGCCGGGACGAAGAACTCGTCACAGACGATGGCGAGGGAGACGAACATGTAGACCATGCCCAGGATGTGGagggtcacccagccctgcctcCTCTGGTCCACTGTGAACAGGTCCTCTGGGTACTCTCCCTTCCTGTGGGGGAGGTCTCCAGGGATACCCGGggaggtggtggtgttaggaGGAGGCGAGGTGGGAGGAGGTTCAGTCGGAGGCTCAGGTTCAGGGTCCTCTACGTAGATACAGTGCTTAATGTCCGTCCTGTTGACAGTGATCACGATGACGTCATCCCCCTCCAGCACAGTCGGAGCCCTGGTGATGACGTCATCATTATAGCTCTCTGTTAGGctagagaggttagaggtcaccaCCTCTCGTGCGTCTACCTCCAGAACACTAGTACTATCACCACCGCCCCCTTCCTCTGGGAGTGCTGTCCCAGGGTCCTCCTCTGCAGCGGCCTGGCGGGCCACCCGTGGCTCCTGCAGCCGGGCCTTGAACGTCACGGTGTAGACGCAGCACAGTAACACaccagagaggaagaagaggatgcgACTCCGATTGAGTCTCCGTCTTTGTGGCAAATGCATTGTTCACCGCTGCCAGAGTGGTCTTGGTTCCCACAGCGGATTATTAGGCCCGTGTCAGATGCATGGTTAGGCTTATGGGAACGGGTCCAGTAGCATTAGTTAGCCAAATAATGCAGTTCAGCGAGCGGTCAGCACACATCCTCAGCATAGTCTGTTTTAATGTCATAGTCCTGGCATGATGTCCCAGCTCCAAACTATAAAATATATATGGAAAAAAGGGGGAAATACATCAATAATTCACTCAGTTTAGACTACAATGCAAAACTCACGTCATACATTTGACATAATAATGTAATAAAATACGAATAAAAACACTAGTGGGAGCATTAGAAGGGTTTATTATAAGGGCGCGCGTTCACGTGAAGGGAGTCGCAGGAGCGCGGAGGATGGGATACAGCCACCTGTTACTATGGCTACATAATTGCAGGTACTCTGCTCTCCGAAGGGCTGCACAGATTAAATGACACGTGTAATGAAATGCAGCGAATGTAGTTAGTGTACAAATGacaatttaaaaaacaacaacagcgaATTAAGTAGAAAATATCATTATGCGGGGCCCTACTTTTCATTGACGTGCGCGGGTCATGAACGTGCTGATATGCGCTCCTCGAGTCGAGACAACATACGCGATATGATTCATTCCAAACGTTCAACCAACCATTTCATTTTCACGTGTGTATCCAGGTGGGTCGGGTGAAAATTAAGAAACCAAAATAATGATACATGTAACTGAATTTCGTGGGGAAATTCCAGGCAAGAAACAGTGCCCGATATAGAGTCATTGACAAGTATCCGGGGCTTCCACAAGGTCAATGACGATTATTGTAGCTTAAATCCCTTCTCTGTAGAACATCTGTAAACCAAACTTAACCCTTTTTCAATTGTTAATAAAAACGTACCTTTAATCGCTGAGTTGTTGTGATAGAGGTGTTCTAGACGCGAGGTCTCTCTCCAGCTGTGTGCGCTAAGGCAAAGGGATTGGTTGAGAGATGCTGACTCTAGTTTTTGGTGAGCGGCTACAAGGGCGCACCGCAGGATGACAGCTCACACCTCTCCACGGCTCAGCATAATACCTGCAGTCTTTTAAGAGGATTAGGTTAGGTGTTCACCCAATCTCTCACATTCTCACGAACACGTTTAAACTGCTTCAAATTCAAGGCATTCCTATTCATTTGTTCATAATCCGCCAAGTGCATGCAGTGTCTCCAACCACCAACGCTGAGCAAAAACCAACCATGTTTGGCGCTGAAGTGGAAGGAGGGTTGTCAAGGCATAATTACAATTCTGAAGAGTGCTACTtcatgcacacagacagacaggcagagtgcTACTTtatgcacacagacagacaggcatgcagaCAGAAAGGTCAACggacaggcagaaaggcagacaggcaggtagacaggcagaattgcagacagacaggcatgcaaacagaaaggcagacaggccaacaggcaggtagacaggcagacagacaggcatgcaaacagaaaggcagacaggcagacagacaggtagacaggcagacagacaggcatgcaaacagaaaggcagacaggccaacaggcaggtagacaggcagacagacaggcatgcaaacagaaaggcagacaggcagacagacaggtagacaggcagacagacagacgggcatgcaaacagaaaggcagacagacagacagctgaaaactgttgtgctgtttaaagaagcaatataactgtagactagttgagtattaaagaagcaataaaactgtagactagttgagtatctggagcatcagcatttgtgggtttgattacaggctcaaaatggccagaaacaaagtacattctcctgaaactcgtcagtcgattcatgttctgagaaatgaagacatgcgagaaattgctaagaaactgaagatctcgtacaacgctgtgtactactactcccttcacagaacaatgcaaacgggctctaaccagaatagaacaaccgttttcagctgtgctactgtaacataattgcaaaagggttttctaatgatcaattagccttttaaaat
This genomic interval from Oncorhynchus keta strain PuntledgeMale-10-30-2019 unplaced genomic scaffold, Oket_V2 Un_contig_12414_pilon_pilon, whole genome shotgun sequence contains the following:
- the LOC118382253 gene encoding LOW QUALITY PROTEIN: sodium/potassium/calcium exchanger 1-like (The sequence of the model RefSeq protein was modified relative to this genomic sequence to represent the inferred CDS: inserted 2 bases in 2 codons), with the translated sequence MHLPQRRRLNRSRILFFLSGVLLCCVYTVTFKARLQEPRVARQAAAEEDPGTALPEEGGGGDSTSVLEVDAREVVTSNLSSLTESYNDDVITRAPTVLEGDDVIVITVNRTDIKHCIYVEDPEPEPPTEPPPTSPPPNTTTSPGIPGDLPHRKGEYPEDLFTVDQRRQGWVTLHILGMVYMFVSLAIVCDEFFVPALGVITVKLDISDDVAGXTFMAAGGSXPELFTSLIGVFISHSNVGIGTIVGSAVFNILFVIGIEMCAIFSREMLHLTWWPLFRDVSFYIIDLIMLIVFFLDNTIMWWESVMLVSGYVAYVCFMKFNVQIEHFVQTQINKHKSIVKIIMPEEEEKEKEPKKVKPTLQRGGSNASLHNSTNRNTIFQLMIHTGPTGRRSGLVATGKMQENATGPGLESAALMGYSTPQLWVSPRTRFGERCSNGLLHTTALDARGLGDLRQALAEMLEALVRGELDKCGMLM